Proteins from a genomic interval of Oceanispirochaeta crateris:
- a CDS encoding hybrid sensor histidine kinase/response regulator, with protein MIDSKFYNFLIRPEIVFIPKSINLVAAITVIVILIRKWIPQESRRLNRIINKMSNSELIIDQIPISIVITDLDGNIEFANDKFVTLTGYTLDEVMGENPRILKGSEATITDYEELWTTVVNGDKWTGVFYNKKKNGEYYWEDAIITPLSDEDGNIVNYLAIKEDITEKVLQDNEIEMLLSAIEQSSDSVEILDIEGNLQYVNNTFTKRTGYTKEEVIGKNPLDLFSSDKTDNRAVYDELWDTLHSGNAWIGRFTNKNKDGSFIVEEVSVSPVLDQFGKVRSYSSVKRNITKQIQLEEEHRQIKDQLYHSQKLEAVGQLAGGVAHDFNNILNGVISAVTLLENKETDLDAQSQSYLNMIMTSTKRASVLASNLLTVSRRGRSECVYFHIKDILLETTSILEISVNNKIRITTRFNAHNDMVHADQSGFQNVLLNLGLNASHAINSQYGTIDFIVSNIFLDEVYCSTSSFVIEPGEYCKIIVKDSGTGIDDDILPNIFDAFFTTKIDGKGTGLGLSSTMRYIQDHGGEITVTSRIGHGTEFCILLPCSDDTKDLETKADRSVPSGSETILLVDDEDFNRDLGRDILESIGYQVIVAADGMEAVQIFSENQDRIDLVVLDMVMPGMDGSAAFMKIKEIDSEAKIIITSGYLEAEKIENLRAHGLEFMISKPYEIAEFSQLIRNILK; from the coding sequence TTGATCGACAGTAAATTTTATAATTTTTTAATACGCCCTGAAATTGTTTTTATTCCCAAGAGTATCAATCTCGTCGCCGCCATCACTGTTATCGTCATTTTGATACGGAAATGGATTCCCCAGGAAAGTAGAAGACTAAACCGCATCATAAATAAGATGAGTAACAGCGAATTGATCATTGATCAGATTCCAATTTCCATCGTAATTACAGATCTTGATGGCAATATTGAGTTTGCTAATGATAAATTTGTTACTCTCACAGGGTATACACTGGATGAAGTCATGGGTGAGAATCCCCGTATTCTCAAGGGTTCAGAAGCAACCATCACTGATTATGAAGAGCTATGGACAACCGTTGTAAATGGTGATAAATGGACTGGTGTCTTTTATAATAAAAAGAAGAATGGTGAATACTATTGGGAAGACGCCATTATTACACCCCTGTCTGATGAAGACGGTAATATTGTTAATTATCTTGCAATAAAAGAAGATATTACAGAAAAGGTTCTACAGGATAATGAGATAGAAATGCTTCTTTCTGCCATAGAGCAATCCAGTGATTCAGTAGAAATCCTGGACATAGAGGGTAATCTTCAGTATGTCAATAATACCTTTACCAAGAGAACCGGGTACACAAAAGAAGAAGTCATTGGCAAAAACCCATTGGATCTTTTCTCAAGTGATAAAACTGATAATAGAGCCGTATATGATGAGTTGTGGGATACCCTTCATTCCGGGAATGCCTGGATTGGCAGGTTCACAAACAAAAACAAAGATGGCAGTTTTATTGTGGAAGAAGTCAGCGTCTCTCCCGTGTTGGATCAGTTTGGAAAAGTAAGGAGTTATTCTTCAGTTAAGAGGAATATAACTAAACAAATTCAATTAGAAGAGGAGCATCGTCAGATCAAAGATCAGCTTTATCATTCTCAAAAACTGGAAGCTGTCGGACAGCTTGCTGGAGGTGTTGCCCATGACTTTAACAACATCCTTAACGGAGTTATTTCGGCGGTGACCCTTCTTGAGAATAAAGAAACTGACCTAGATGCCCAAAGTCAGAGTTATTTAAATATGATCATGACTTCCACAAAGAGAGCTTCTGTTTTGGCATCCAATTTATTGACTGTGAGCAGAAGGGGCAGGTCTGAATGTGTCTACTTTCATATCAAGGATATCCTTCTTGAAACAACCAGTATTCTCGAAATATCCGTCAATAATAAGATTAGAATTACGACACGGTTTAATGCTCATAACGACATGGTCCATGCCGATCAATCGGGATTTCAAAACGTCCTGCTCAACCTGGGACTCAATGCCAGCCATGCCATAAATTCTCAGTATGGAACTATCGATTTTATTGTAAGCAATATTTTCCTTGATGAGGTTTACTGCAGTACCAGTTCTTTTGTAATCGAACCAGGGGAGTATTGTAAGATCATTGTCAAAGATTCGGGCACTGGCATTGATGATGATATCCTTCCTAATATTTTTGATGCTTTTTTCACAACAAAGATTGATGGTAAGGGAACTGGATTAGGGCTTTCATCTACCATGCGGTATATCCAAGATCATGGTGGTGAAATAACTGTGACAAGCCGAATTGGCCATGGTACTGAGTTTTGTATTTTACTACCCTGTAGCGACGATACAAAGGATCTAGAAACTAAGGCTGATCGTTCTGTTCCCTCTGGTTCTGAAACCATCCTTCTGGTGGATGATGAAGATTTTAACAGGGACTTAGGAAGGGATATTCTGGAATCTATCGGTTACCAGGTCATAGTTGCGGCAGATGGGATGGAAGCTGTTCAAATATTCTCTGAAAATCAGGATCGAATTGATCTGGTAGTGCTGGATATGGTCATGCCGGGAATGGATGGCAGTGCTGCCTTTATGAAAATAAAAGAAATTGATTCAGAAGCTAAGATAATCATTACATCCGGATATTTAGAAGCTGAAAAGATTGAAAATTTGAGAGCTCATGGTTTGGAATTCATGATTTCTAAGCCCTATGAGATTGCCGAATTCAGCCAATTAATCCGAAATATATTGAAGTAG